One part of the Denticeps clupeoides chromosome 8, fDenClu1.1, whole genome shotgun sequence genome encodes these proteins:
- the fbrs gene encoding LOW QUALITY PROTEIN: autism susceptibility gene 2 protein homolog (The sequence of the model RefSeq protein was modified relative to this genomic sequence to represent the inferred CDS: deleted 1 base in 1 codon), producing MDGPSRSGGFRQSRRSRSQRDRERRRRRPDLAEHTSPSSASEQEGGAGDALARSVFPGVRHRPPRRRKRESVSCEEDVIDGFAIASFISLEALEMDCSMKPPDRGAGFLGRGIKRKRGSEENGGPPSEPEDGPQASFTPRSWEKCRKAERKRKREEKGSGNHFLETGYICDTESEFADKASDNDMEPVFFVKKVESLPVSSGSIVGNGCPLLTSNCKMPRLAVTPRVSGLERSQERNLDPPYPEHLSTSSSFSSAAPLMPEQVNRSGPHHRHHCASPSGPKSKSFLTPSLYGIAVANGRSKPPSSSSASSSMRPPTPSTSVALSHGRGPGGAGALRPPSRTFSPSLPPPPPLMQAGAHPAADQERRRQEVSSCRAAEREGRRSAGPSASGSSSNSNRPQAAIPMAYQFHQHNHQHQHTHTHQHFLHPTATASPLFEKYPGTKMESLFRSQYFPQYPPAVPGIQPVLPSAGPFSSLQGAFQPKGAGPDMAARLSVVPPHLQPKDPRISDPFAASLKVSNKPGKWCAMHVRVAWMILRHQEKVKMMQADPHKLDFRNDLLARLPGAGNMGHLGGLGVLGGGLPPAHDLARPGSLFAAGGGVNPPSSFIPPTPHSSFLSPAAHLDPYGRSPPFTPLGALGSGAFGGLGSPTLAASSVFGHKDASPAPVGGIPNPHDPWNRLHVAPPSFPTGPSWTKAGEKREERERVKEPDRREVPHIKDEKDRDNLLYGRAPVRMSPGAPSLRHGSGTPISHVNGLGGTLSGTGGASEGSSRERERERDRDGDKRQTHSMTASRLPGATSSSAPDRPRSSSSSVLTTPPPLSASLASSPLDLHPRQAAPLLPHSLGSEPPHSSQRDSAGPVSSSSASSSSTVTSIKKSDRTSTPTSKPATGLTPSLLLPPVKVKEERKEEPEPIPIPLPHPPMPSHGYERSNSRHPHHPSSGLALQLPALSHPHLLERSRPIDAYLGPHVAPQGPSQAPPAFPWDHWRELAAQQQQQQQRREVLALRADPHMALRSDPHLSRLLHHQRFLEAERVAAAVAAASGPHHGPPAPNSASSASGRPEFSLMPQHFERPSPVGGPGGGLMDEDQRAQILREDFERARYFSIHPHLSSPHLPGPAHASHLEQLHAGLLSHSAPSPHHPGLYSRLGPLHPHSHLPNGILGKGPHGLVGALSVGAPPPLIPSVTSRASTPPRPSRLGGVGDLALYGTHKDGESR from the exons ATGGACGGGCCGAGTCGGAGCGGCGGCTTCAGGCAGAGCCGCCGCTCACGGTCCCAGCGCGACAGGGAGCGGCGGCGGAGGCGGCCGGACCTGGCCGAGCACACGTCGCCGTCCTCCGCCTCGGAGCAGGAGGGCGGAGCGGGAGACGCCTTGGCGCGGAGCGTCTTCCCCGGCGTCCGGCACCGGCCCCCTCGCCGGAGGAAGCGGGAGTCCGTGTCCTGCGAGGAGGACGTCATCGACGGCTTCGCCATCGCCAGCTTCATCAGCCTGGAGGCTCTGGAG ATGGACTGCTCCATGAAGCCCCCCGACCGCGGCGCCGGCTTCCTGGGCCGCGGCATCAAGCGGAAGAGGGGGTCCGAGGAGAACGGGGGTCCCCCGAGCGAGCCCGAGGACGGTCCCCAGGCCAGCTTCACCCCCCGGAGCTGGGAGAAGTGCCGGAAggcggagaggaagaggaagagagaggagaag GGTTCTGGTAATCATTTCCTGGAAACAGGATATATT TGTGACACGGAGAGTGAATTTGCGGACAAG GCCTCTGACAATGACATGGAGCCAGTCTTCTTTGTGAAGAAAG TGGAGTCACTTCCTGTGAGCTCTGGTTCCATTGTGGGCAACGGTTGTCCACTACTGACCTCCAACTGCAAGATGCCCCGCCTGGCGGTGACCCCTCGGGTGTCGGGGCTGGAGCGCAGTCAGGAGAGGAACCTGGACCCGCCTTATCCTGAACATCTGTCTACCTCTTCCTCGTTCTCCTCTGCGGCCCCCCTGATGCCCGAGCAGGTGAACAGGAGTGGTCCCCACCACCGACACCACTGTGCAAGTCCCTCTGGCCCCAAGTCCAAGTCCTTCCTTACTCCCTCCTTGTATGGGATTGCAGTCGCTAACGG CCGGAGCAagccgccatcttcctcctcgGCCTCATCCTCCATGCGCCCCCCGACGCCTTCGACAAGCGTAGCTCTCTCCCACGGGCGGGGCCCTGGGGGCGCGGGGGCGCTCCGGCCTCCGTCGAGGACCTTTTCGCCGAGCCTG CCCCCCCCTCCGCCTCTGATGCAGGCCGGCGCTCACCCTGCCGCAG ACCAGGAGCGGCGGCGTCAGGAGGTCTCGTCCTGCAGGGCCGCGGAGCGCGAGGGCCGCCGGTCCGCGGGCCCCTCGGCGTCCGGCTCCTCGTCCAACAGCAACAGGCCTCAGGCTGCCATCCCCATGGCGTACCAGTTCCACCAACAcaaccaccagcaccagcacacacacacccaccaacaCTTCCTGCACCCCACGGCCACGGCCTCGCCGCTG TTTGAGAAGTACCCAGGGACTAAGATGGAGAGCCTCTTCAGGAGTCAG TACTTCCCACAGTACCCACCCGCCGTGCCTGGAATCCAACCGGTTCTGCCCTCAGCTGGACCCTTTAGCTCCTTGCAGGGGGCATTTCAGCCCAAG GGAGCCGGTCCAGATATGGCGGCTCGTCTGAGTGTTGTCCCCCCACATCTCCAGCCCAAAGACCCGCGG aTCTCTGACCCATTCGCAGCTTCGCTCAAAGTCAGTAAT AAACCTGGGAAGTGGTGCGCCATGCATGTGCGCGTGGCCTGGATGATCCTCAGACACCAGGAGAAAGTCAAG ATGATGCAGGCTGACCCGCACAAACTGGACTTCCGCAACGACCTGCTGGCTCGTCTTCCTGGTGCGGGCAACATGGGACATCTGGGCGGGCTCGGCGTCCTAGGAGGTGGCCTGCCTCCCGCCCACGACCTCGCCAGGCCGGGCAGCCTGTTCGCCGCGGGCG GTGGAGTCAATCCTCCCTCCTCGTTCATCCCTCCAACGCCACATTCGTCCTTTCTGTCCCCTGCTGCGCACCTGG ACCCCTATGGCCGCTCACCGCCCTTCACCCCACTTGGAGCGCTGGGATCGGGCGCTTTTGGAGGACTGGGCAGTCCCACACTGG CAGCCAGCTCTGTGTTTGGCCATAAGGACGCGTCGCCCGCACCCGTCGGGGGCATTCCCAACCCTCACGACCCCTGGAACCGCCTGCATGTGGCCCCGCCGTCTTTCCCCACCGGCCCCTCCTGGACCAAAGCGGGGGAGAAGCGGGAGGAGAGAGAACGGGTGAAGGAGCCGGACAGGAGAGAAGTGCCTCACATTAAAGACGAGAAGGACAG GGACAACCTTTTGTATGGCCGGGCACCTGTGCGGATGTCCCCTGGTGCCCCTTCACTGAGACATGGCAGTGGCACGCCCATCTCCCATGTTAATGGTCTAGGAGGGACCTTGAGTGGCACCGGTGGGGCGTCTGAGGGCTCAAgcagagagcgggagagagagagggaccgAGATGGGGACAAGAGACAAACACACTCCATGACCGCATCGAGGCTGCCAGGTGCTACGTCATCTTCAGCCCCAGATAGACCCAGATCCTCTTCTTCCTCGGTGCTCACCACCCCTCCGCCACTCTCTGCTTCCCTGGCCTCCTCGCCCCTGGACCTCCACCCCCGCCAGGCAGCCCCACTGCTGCCCCACTCCCTTGGATCTGAACCCCCCCACTCTTCCCAAAGGGACAGTGCTGGACCAGTCTCTTCTTCTtcagcctcctcttcctcaacaGTGACTTCCATCAAGAAGAGTGATAGGACCTCCACACCCACCTCCAAACCAGCTACTGGCTTGACCCCGAGCCTCCTCCTCCCTCCGGTCAAAGTCAAGGAAGAGAGGAAAGAGGAGCCGGAACCAATACCGATCCCGCTGCCCCACCCTCCAATGCCCAGCCACGGGTACGAACGTTCGAACAGCCGCCACCCGCACCACCCGTCTTCTGGCCTCGCTCTTCAGTTGCCCGCGCTTAGCCACCCCCACCTGCTGGAGCGCTCGCGGCCCATCGACGCGTACCTGGGCCCCCACGTGGCCCCTCAGGGTCCGTCTCAGGCTCCGCCCGCCTTCCCGTGGGACCACTGGCGGGAGCTGgcggctcagcagcagcagcagcagcagcggcgggaGGTTCTGGCTCTGAGGGCGGACCCTCACATGGCTCTGCGATCGGACCCCCACCTGTCTCGCCTGCTGCACCACCAGCGCTTCCTGGAGGCCGAACGTGTGGCTGCGGCGGTCGCCGCGGCCTCCGGCCCCCACCACGGCCCCCCGGCGCCCAACTCCGCCTCCTCCGCGTCCGGGCGACCCGAATTCAGCCTGATGCCCCAACACTTTGAGCGCCCTAGTCCAGTTGGGGGTCCGGGAGGGGGGCTGATGGACGAGGACCAGCGGGCGCAGATCCTGCGCGAGGACTTCGAGAGGGCGCGGTATTTCAGCATACACCCTCACCTGTCCAGCCCCCACCTGCCCGGCCCCGCCCACGCGTCGCACCTGGAGCAGCTCCACGCCGGCCTGCTCTCTCACTCCGCCCCCTCGCCTCACCACCCGGGGCTGTACTCGCGCCTGGGCCCTCTTCACCCACACTCCCACCTGCCCAACGGCATCCTGGGAAAGGGCCCTCACGGCCTGGTGGGGGCGCTGTCTGTGGGAGCCCCTCCCCCGCTCATTCCATCCGTGACTAGTAGGGCTTCCACGCCGCCACGCCCCTCCAGACTGGGCGGGGTCGGGGACCTTGCTCTGTACGGTACCCACAAAGACGGTGAGTCCAGATAG